Proteins from a single region of Companilactobacillus farciminis KCTC 3681 = DSM 20184:
- a CDS encoding hemolysin family protein, whose amino-acid sequence MSGDSSGASLSGQLILIIVLTLLNAFFAAGEMAIVSVNKTSVEGKVKDGSKKAKKILHMINEPNKFLSTIQVAITLAGFLSSASAATTLSARMEVLIGEFPGSKEISVIVITIILSFITLVLGELYPKRIALQRPYQVASFTQPMISFFGLILKPFVWLLEATINLLIKITPIDFDQADEPITRNEMIATLRKSRNSGTINSDEYQMLQGIIRFGDKTAREIMVPRTDTFMIDINDPVSENIDAILNQPYSRIPVYGGDKDNIIGIIHIKDLLKKSREVGFEKINLKSIMTEPLFVPEATNIDTLLLKMRSTQTQISMVVDEYGGIVGLATIEDILEEIVGEIDDEYDPVTKNFQRLGANKFSVVGLMTVEDFDELFEEEIQVDDVDTIAGYLIMQIGEIPDAKHPKSYTLDDGVTITSGELNGSRIENVIVTVPDGKLKNVTTNMYKEKY is encoded by the coding sequence ATGAGTGGTGACTCTTCTGGAGCGTCGCTTTCTGGGCAGCTGATTTTAATAATAGTTTTGACGTTATTAAATGCTTTTTTTGCAGCAGGCGAGATGGCGATTGTATCCGTGAATAAAACGTCCGTTGAAGGAAAAGTAAAAGATGGCAGTAAAAAGGCCAAGAAAATTTTACATATGATCAATGAACCAAATAAATTTTTGTCGACGATTCAAGTGGCAATCACTTTAGCTGGGTTCTTATCATCAGCTAGTGCGGCAACGACCTTGAGCGCTAGGATGGAAGTTTTGATTGGAGAATTTCCTGGTAGTAAGGAAATTTCTGTTATCGTTATAACGATAATTTTGTCCTTTATTACGTTAGTTTTAGGAGAATTGTATCCTAAACGTATAGCGCTACAACGACCTTACCAAGTAGCTAGTTTCACCCAGCCAATGATCAGCTTTTTCGGCTTGATTTTGAAGCCTTTTGTCTGGTTGTTGGAAGCAACGATTAATCTGTTGATCAAGATCACACCGATTGATTTTGACCAGGCGGATGAACCGATTACCAGAAATGAAATGATTGCGACCTTGAGAAAGTCTCGTAATAGTGGAACGATTAATTCTGATGAATATCAGATGTTACAAGGAATTATTCGTTTTGGAGATAAGACAGCACGAGAAATTATGGTTCCAAGAACAGATACTTTTATGATTGATATCAATGATCCGGTCAGTGAAAATATCGATGCTATTTTGAATCAACCGTATTCTCGAATCCCAGTTTACGGTGGAGATAAGGATAATATCATTGGAATTATCCATATCAAAGACTTATTGAAGAAGTCTCGTGAAGTCGGTTTTGAAAAAATCAATTTGAAATCGATCATGACAGAGCCATTGTTTGTTCCTGAAGCTACCAATATTGATACATTGTTGTTGAAGATGCGTAGCACGCAAACGCAAATTTCAATGGTTGTTGATGAATATGGTGGTATCGTTGGTCTTGCAACTATTGAAGATATTTTGGAAGAAATTGTTGGAGAAATCGACGATGAGTACGATCCGGTAACTAAGAATTTCCAAAGATTAGGTGCAAATAAGTTTTCTGTTGTCGGCTTGATGACCGTGGAAGACTTTGATGAACTCTTTGAAGAAGAAATTCAAGTCGACGATGTCGATACGATTGCTGGATATTTGATCATGCAAATCGGTGAGATTCCTGATGCCAAACATCCCAAGTCCTATACCTTGGATGATGGTGTAACAATTACATCTGGTGAATTGAATGGTTCACGAATTGAAAATGTTATCGTAACGGTTCCTGATGGTAAACTAAAGAATGTAACTACTAATATGTATAAAGAGAAATACTAG
- a CDS encoding peptide chain release factor 3, whose amino-acid sequence MDQKQLDQEVNKRRTFAIISHPDAGKTTITEQMLYFGGVIRSAGTVKAKKSGQFATSDWMEIEKKRGISVTSSVMQFHYHDKDINILDTPGHEDFSEDTYRTLMAVDAAVMVIDSAKGIEPQTKKLFKVVKKRGIPIFTFMNKLDRDGRDPLDLIAELEELLNIEGCAMNWPIGMGKELKGLIDIRNNRLELYRKDGDDRFLPMNDEGQLVEHNPIEEEGVYEQAQGEVDLIKEAGNEFDLEKIQAGNQTPVFFGSALTNFGVETFLNTFLDLAPAPAEHKQQDSDEVVKPDDPEFSGFVFKIQANMNPNHRDRIAFVRICSGEFVRGMDVKLQRTGKVMRLNNATEFMSDQRETVKTAVAGDIVGLYDTGNFQIGDTIYTGKKSVQFEDLPQFTPEMFMEVQAKNVMKQKSFHKGMQQLVQEGAVQLYKKYTTNDYILGAVGQLQFEVFQFRMKNEYNCDVVMKPIGSRIARWIDPEQLDPAMSSTRNMLVKDLDDKPLFLFENKFAENWFANKYPDVKLSSKL is encoded by the coding sequence ATGGATCAAAAACAATTAGACCAAGAAGTAAATAAACGTAGAACTTTTGCTATCATCTCTCACCCGGATGCCGGTAAAACTACTATTACTGAACAAATGTTGTACTTTGGTGGGGTTATTCGTTCTGCCGGTACAGTTAAAGCTAAAAAGTCTGGACAATTTGCTACCAGTGACTGGATGGAGATTGAAAAGAAACGTGGAATCTCCGTTACTAGTTCGGTTATGCAATTCCACTATCATGACAAGGATATCAACATCTTGGATACCCCAGGACACGAGGATTTCTCTGAAGATACTTACCGTACTTTGATGGCTGTTGATGCTGCCGTCATGGTTATCGACTCCGCTAAAGGTATTGAACCTCAAACTAAGAAGTTATTTAAAGTTGTTAAAAAACGTGGCATTCCAATCTTCACTTTCATGAACAAGTTGGACCGTGATGGTCGTGATCCACTAGATTTGATTGCTGAACTTGAAGAATTACTAAATATCGAAGGTTGTGCAATGAACTGGCCAATCGGTATGGGTAAGGAACTAAAAGGTTTGATCGATATTCGTAACAATCGTTTGGAACTTTATCGAAAAGATGGCGATGACCGTTTCTTGCCAATGAATGATGAAGGACAACTAGTCGAACACAATCCAATCGAAGAAGAGGGCGTTTACGAACAAGCTCAAGGTGAAGTTGACTTAATCAAAGAGGCCGGTAATGAATTCGACCTTGAAAAGATCCAAGCTGGTAACCAAACTCCAGTCTTCTTTGGTTCTGCTTTGACAAACTTTGGTGTTGAAACATTCTTGAATACTTTCTTAGATTTGGCTCCAGCTCCTGCTGAACACAAGCAACAAGATAGTGATGAGGTAGTTAAACCCGATGACCCAGAATTCTCTGGCTTTGTCTTCAAGATTCAAGCTAATATGAATCCTAATCACCGTGATAGAATCGCCTTTGTCAGAATTTGTTCAGGTGAGTTTGTCAGAGGAATGGATGTTAAACTACAAAGAACTGGCAAAGTTATGCGTTTGAACAATGCGACGGAATTTATGTCTGACCAAAGAGAAACGGTTAAGACTGCGGTTGCTGGCGATATCGTGGGACTTTATGATACGGGTAATTTCCAAATTGGCGATACTATTTATACCGGTAAGAAATCAGTTCAATTCGAAGATTTACCACAATTTACGCCAGAAATGTTCATGGAAGTTCAAGCTAAGAACGTTATGAAACAAAAGTCATTCCATAAAGGTATGCAACAGCTAGTCCAAGAAGGTGCCGTTCAATTGTATAAGAAATATACTACTAACGACTATATCTTGGGTGCTGTTGGTCAACTACAATTTGAAGTCTTCCAATTTAGAATGAAGAATGAATATAATTGTGACGTTGTCATGAAACCAATCGGCTCAAGAATTGCTCGTTGGATCGACCCAGAACAATTAGACCCAGCTATGTCTTCAACTAGAAATATGCTTGTTAAAGATTTAGACGACAAACCATTGTTCTTATTTGAAAATAAATTTGCTGAGAACTGGTTTGCTAACAAATATCCAGATGTTAAGTTAAGTTCAAAATTATAG
- a CDS encoding glycoside hydrolase family 73 protein, with product MSKKNLLTSALVLGTLAATATPSVVSAATTEDASQAASQAGTEQVNNKSEDNKTNIIAGSDEKKADTTVANSATVQAASESATNASRTTAIIQAASGITQAQQQAFLASAVPMAQKAASQYGVYTSVMLAQAILESAWGTSTLATQGHNLFGIKGDYNGAYVTMPTSEWSASQGWYTINANFRKYPSYYESFADNGNKLRNGVAWNSSYYSGTWKENTSSYKDATAWLQGRYATAPNYASSLNNLIQAYNLTQYDGNAETNGGSQTNSNTINVNNTNGNYVPLLAFNSDGSAKKITNRALANNTPWYTDQTKSYNGHTYYRVATNEWVEDTYLA from the coding sequence ATGTCTAAAAAAAATCTACTTACAAGTGCTTTAGTACTTGGTACATTAGCTGCAACCGCTACACCTTCTGTAGTGTCAGCTGCAACAACTGAGGATGCTAGTCAAGCTGCATCACAAGCAGGTACCGAACAAGTAAATAACAAATCAGAAGATAATAAAACTAATATCATTGCCGGATCAGACGAAAAGAAAGCTGATACAACTGTTGCTAACTCTGCAACTGTTCAAGCAGCTAGTGAATCCGCAACAAATGCTTCAAGAACTACTGCAATTATTCAAGCCGCTTCAGGAATCACACAAGCACAACAACAAGCTTTCTTAGCTAGTGCTGTGCCAATGGCTCAAAAGGCAGCTTCACAATATGGGGTTTATACTTCAGTTATGTTGGCTCAAGCTATTCTTGAAAGTGCATGGGGTACTTCAACTTTAGCTACACAAGGCCACAACCTTTTTGGTATTAAAGGTGATTACAATGGCGCTTATGTAACAATGCCAACATCAGAATGGAGTGCTTCTCAAGGTTGGTACACAATCAACGCCAACTTCAGAAAGTACCCAAGTTACTACGAATCATTTGCTGACAATGGTAACAAGCTTCGTAACGGTGTTGCTTGGAATTCAAGTTATTACAGTGGTACTTGGAAAGAAAATACTAGTTCATATAAGGATGCTACTGCTTGGCTACAAGGTAGATACGCAACAGCTCCAAACTATGCTTCATCATTGAACAATTTGATTCAAGCTTACAATCTAACTCAATACGACGGTAATGCTGAAACAAACGGTGGTTCACAAACTAACAGCAATACTATTAATGTAAATAACACTAATGGTAATTATGTTCCATTGTTGGCTTTCAACAGTGATGGTTCTGCTAAGAAGATTACTAACCGTGCTTTAGCAAACAACACACCTTGGTATACTGACCAAACTAAATCATATAACGGTCACACATACTATCGTGTTGCTACTAACGAATGGGTTGAAGATACATATTTAGCTTAA
- the brnQ gene encoding branched-chain amino acid transport system II carrier protein, with protein sequence MNEKLTWRNLFFIGLMLFGLFFGAGNLIFPVFLGQQAGSNVFGAIIGLLITGVGLPLLGVASMGMTGSNSVFDLAEKVNRPFAYIFTILLYLTMGPLFAIPRLATISFQLGLAPFISKNHQSFVLLIFSALFFGLTFWLARKPSKLMTYVGKWLTPIFLILLGILVVTAFIKPMGSLNVAPQGQYVDHAILSGFTEGYNTMDALASLAFGVVVIDTIKSLGVKHPQQIAKDTIKSGLISVILMGIIYAFLALIGTMSVNKFPLAANGGVTLAQVFNYYFGSFGSLLLALIAIIACLKTSIGLTSAFGETATEMFPKFNYQAVLALAIGLSFLVANIGLTKLINYSTPVLMFLYPLAIVLIIISVLNPIIGESKWLFGITVLFTLIPALFAGIAALPKTMQSGFIQQILAWNQYLPLSKLSLGWVIPALFGLVFGFIISRFKSEK encoded by the coding sequence ATGAATGAAAAGTTAACTTGGAGAAATTTATTTTTTATCGGCTTAATGTTATTTGGATTGTTTTTTGGAGCTGGAAATTTAATTTTCCCCGTATTTTTAGGACAACAAGCTGGTAGTAATGTCTTTGGCGCTATTATCGGATTGTTGATAACGGGAGTGGGATTGCCACTTCTAGGAGTTGCCAGTATGGGAATGACTGGTAGCAACAGTGTCTTTGACTTAGCAGAAAAAGTTAATCGACCTTTTGCCTATATTTTTACGATTTTGTTGTATTTGACGATGGGACCATTGTTTGCGATTCCACGTTTGGCAACAATTTCTTTTCAGTTGGGTTTGGCACCATTCATCAGTAAAAACCATCAAAGTTTCGTTCTGCTGATTTTTTCAGCTTTATTTTTCGGCTTAACTTTTTGGTTAGCGAGAAAACCTAGTAAGTTGATGACGTATGTTGGTAAGTGGTTGACGCCAATTTTCTTGATTTTGTTAGGAATTTTAGTAGTGACAGCTTTCATCAAACCAATGGGGAGTTTAAATGTGGCTCCTCAAGGTCAATACGTTGATCATGCCATCTTGAGTGGTTTTACTGAAGGTTACAATACGATGGATGCCTTAGCCTCATTGGCATTTGGCGTAGTGGTAATCGACACGATCAAGTCATTAGGAGTAAAACATCCCCAACAAATTGCTAAAGATACGATCAAATCCGGTTTGATCAGTGTGATTTTAATGGGAATCATCTATGCTTTCTTGGCTTTGATAGGGACGATGAGTGTCAATAAATTTCCTTTGGCAGCTAATGGTGGAGTGACTTTGGCTCAAGTATTCAATTATTATTTTGGTTCTTTTGGTAGTTTGTTATTAGCTCTGATTGCTATCATTGCCTGTTTAAAAACTTCTATTGGTTTAACTTCGGCTTTTGGTGAAACAGCTACAGAAATGTTTCCTAAATTCAATTATCAGGCTGTTTTAGCCTTGGCAATTGGTTTGTCATTTTTAGTTGCTAATATTGGTCTAACGAAGTTGATCAATTATTCGACACCGGTGTTAATGTTCTTATATCCATTGGCTATCGTTTTGATCATAATTTCAGTTTTGAATCCAATCATTGGTGAATCAAAGTGGTTATTCGGCATCACAGTTTTGTTCACTCTGATACCTGCGCTTTTTGCCGGAATTGCTGCCTTGCCTAAAACAATGCAAAGTGGATTTATTCAACAAATTTTAGCTTGGAATCAATATTTGCCATTGTCAAAATTGAGTCTAGGTTGGGTAATACCAGCTTTGTTTGGTTTAGTATTTGGTTTTATAATTAGCCGCTTTAAAAGTGAAAAATAA
- a CDS encoding SDR family oxidoreductase, which yields MQLNEKVIMITGASSGIGAATAKRLASAGSKLVLIARREDRLNEIQQEFPEAEILIESLDVTDYTAFETAVQDTIDKFGRIDVLFNNAGIMPNSPLAEKHRNDWQRMLDINVMGVLNGISAVLPTMEKQRSGHILTTSSTAGHKVFPGFAVYSGTKFAVRAIMDGLRQEEAMNHIKSTIVTPGTVDTELFNTIPDAEARSAEAALHKNVNRSLSADQVAAEVVHAIDSPDNVSISEINVRPIEQLA from the coding sequence GTGCAATTAAATGAAAAAGTTATTATGATTACCGGTGCTTCAAGTGGAATCGGCGCTGCAACTGCAAAACGTTTAGCTAGTGCTGGCTCAAAATTAGTTTTAATTGCTCGGCGTGAAGACAGACTGAATGAAATTCAACAGGAATTTCCAGAGGCTGAAATACTAATTGAGTCGCTTGATGTCACAGATTACACAGCATTTGAAACTGCTGTTCAAGATACGATCGATAAGTTTGGTAGAATCGATGTTTTGTTTAATAATGCAGGAATTATGCCTAACAGTCCTTTAGCTGAAAAGCACCGTAATGACTGGCAACGTATGCTTGATATAAATGTTATGGGCGTTCTGAATGGTATTTCCGCTGTATTACCAACTATGGAGAAGCAACGTTCAGGACATATACTAACAACTAGTTCTACTGCCGGACATAAAGTATTTCCAGGCTTTGCAGTCTATAGTGGTACTAAGTTTGCTGTTCGTGCAATCATGGACGGTTTACGGCAGGAAGAAGCCATGAACCACATTAAATCGACAATTGTTACACCGGGTACTGTTGATACGGAACTGTTCAATACTATTCCTGATGCAGAAGCTCGTTCAGCAGAAGCAGCTCTGCATAAAAATGTTAATAGATCACTTTCCGCTGATCAAGTTGCCGCTGAAGTCGTACATGCAATTGATTCACCCGATAATGTTTCAATTAGTGAAATCAATGTGCGTCCTATTGAACAATTAGCCTAA
- a CDS encoding cyclophilin-like fold protein has protein sequence MYKKTLWIGVALLVIGIFVVSAEIRSQKIANQITDPITRQTVRTHKKMLNLEIKQKKLTATMVDNSSTRALSKWLANGPKTIKLNDFEGMEKVGDLGENFPRNDTSIMTKAGDLILYQGNKFVLYYAPNSWNFTRLGKINDINAKQLKELIGKDSVTVTLSMD, from the coding sequence ATGTATAAAAAAACACTTTGGATAGGAGTAGCGTTATTAGTTATTGGAATTTTCGTAGTTAGTGCTGAAATCCGTTCTCAAAAAATTGCTAATCAAATTACCGACCCAATAACTAGACAAACAGTCCGCACACATAAGAAAATGCTTAATCTAGAAATTAAACAAAAGAAATTAACAGCAACTATGGTCGATAATTCATCGACACGAGCTTTAAGCAAATGGCTAGCCAATGGTCCTAAAACGATTAAATTAAATGATTTTGAAGGAATGGAAAAAGTTGGTGACCTAGGAGAGAATTTCCCACGTAATGATACATCGATTATGACTAAAGCAGGGGATCTTATCTTGTATCAAGGAAATAAATTTGTTTTGTATTATGCACCTAACTCATGGAATTTTACCCGACTAGGAAAAATTAATGACATTAATGCTAAGCAATTGAAAGAATTAATTGGTAAAGATAGTGTCACCGTCACACTCTCGATGGATTAG
- a CDS encoding alpha/beta hydrolase, which yields MDNYIFELSDKVTRTTVSYPNRFGINLDADLYLPKEFDASQQHHAILVGGPYGGTKEQAPGIYAQTMAERGFVALAFDPSFYGYSGGHPRFVSSPEIYVEDFSAGVDYLGTREFVNKNQIAAIGVCGSGGFALSAAQIDPRIKAVVTTSMYDISRYIRNGLGDTQTEEQRKQLLDEIAEQRYEDFKTGRPVLESRSMQLSALTEENPTPVAKEFADFYLQPRGYHHNALAQHTMSSMPAFMNFSLLNHVDDIAPRPILLIAGENAHSRYFSEDVYKQAKEPRELFIVPGANHVDLYDKVDLIPFDKITDFLTKNV from the coding sequence ATGGACAATTACATTTTTGAATTAAGTGATAAAGTAACTAGAACCACGGTTTCGTATCCTAACCGATTTGGAATTAATTTGGATGCAGATTTATATTTGCCGAAGGAATTTGATGCATCACAACAACATCACGCTATTCTTGTTGGGGGCCCTTACGGTGGAACTAAAGAACAAGCTCCTGGTATTTATGCTCAAACAATGGCTGAACGAGGATTCGTTGCTTTGGCCTTTGATCCATCCTTTTATGGATATAGTGGTGGACATCCACGTTTCGTTTCATCACCTGAAATTTACGTTGAAGATTTTAGTGCCGGAGTTGATTATCTCGGAACACGTGAATTTGTAAATAAAAATCAAATTGCTGCTATTGGTGTTTGTGGTAGTGGTGGATTTGCATTAAGTGCAGCACAAATTGATCCTCGTATTAAGGCAGTTGTAACTACAAGTATGTATGATATTTCTCGTTACATCCGCAATGGTCTTGGAGACACTCAAACTGAAGAACAACGTAAACAATTGTTAGATGAGATTGCAGAACAACGTTATGAAGATTTTAAAACTGGCCGACCAGTACTTGAATCTCGTAGTATGCAACTCTCAGCTTTAACTGAAGAAAATCCAACTCCAGTAGCTAAAGAATTTGCTGATTTTTATCTCCAGCCACGTGGATATCATCACAATGCATTGGCACAGCACACCATGTCAAGTATGCCTGCCTTTATGAATTTTTCACTATTAAATCACGTTGATGATATTGCACCTCGTCCAATCCTATTAATCGCCGGCGAAAATGCCCATTCACGTTACTTCAGTGAAGATGTTTACAAACAAGCTAAGGAGCCACGAGAATTGTTCATCGTACCTGGTGCAAATCACGTTGATCTATACGACAAAGTAGATCTAATACCGTTCGATAAAATCACTGATTTTTTAACTAAGAATGTATAA
- a CDS encoding LysR family transcriptional regulator, with protein MELRALNYFYVVANESNITKAAETLHVTQPTLSRQIKQLEDELGTKLFARGQHGITLTNDGRLLRHRAADILGLVEKTELEISRNDQFISGEIRLGCGELKSMNQLATSMSEFRHLYPEVSFHMHTGAASEIKDRLHQGLLDVGLLMNPTDLGDYNSLELNEQEKIGVLIAEDSPLANLDEIHAKDLENVPLIMMNQLMVRNSVINWLGDFYSSSNVVATYNLLYNAALLARTGAGVAFGLSLDSHFEGVVFKPVAQEIKSKSFLVWEKQRQLSSTANAFIEHVRNTK; from the coding sequence ATGGAACTAAGAGCATTAAACTATTTTTACGTCGTGGCAAACGAATCAAATATTACTAAAGCTGCCGAAACATTACATGTCACCCAGCCAACCTTATCACGCCAGATTAAGCAACTGGAAGATGAATTGGGTACTAAATTATTTGCCCGAGGTCAACATGGTATAACGTTAACAAACGATGGTCGACTATTACGGCATCGTGCTGCCGATATTTTAGGATTAGTTGAAAAAACTGAACTTGAAATTTCTAGAAATGATCAGTTTATTTCTGGTGAAATCCGTTTAGGATGTGGTGAATTAAAAAGCATGAATCAACTAGCAACTAGTATGTCCGAATTTCGACATCTCTATCCAGAAGTTAGTTTTCATATGCATACTGGAGCTGCGAGTGAAATTAAGGATCGATTGCATCAAGGTTTATTAGACGTTGGCCTACTGATGAATCCAACGGACCTAGGAGATTACAATTCCCTTGAACTGAATGAACAGGAGAAAATCGGAGTATTAATTGCCGAAGATTCTCCACTTGCTAATTTGGATGAGATCCATGCCAAGGATCTAGAGAATGTACCGCTCATCATGATGAACCAACTTATGGTTCGTAATAGTGTCATCAACTGGTTAGGTGATTTTTACAGTTCTAGTAATGTAGTGGCAACTTATAACTTACTTTATAATGCTGCATTGCTAGCACGTACTGGTGCGGGTGTTGCATTTGGATTGAGCCTAGATAGTCATTTTGAAGGGGTTGTGTTTAAACCAGTAGCCCAAGAGATAAAGAGTAAGAGCTTTTTAGTTTGGGAAAAGCAACGGCAACTATCATCTACAGCGAACGCCTTTATTGAACACGTCAGAAATACAAAATAG
- a CDS encoding RibD family protein, which yields MIKRPFVTLYILMSIDGQITGPFGKAPAAKESGKVFNEFNFDDKDGENFHFQGWLYGSKTSLSYFTHEISSLPENDVPVPSGDFLPDQNASRYYIALDRTGKLGWESNLTAYNGHSANVLEVITEQVSNKYKAFLRKKNIPYIICGATEIDLELMLSKLYSKLNMTHVMLGGGGILNWSFVSAGLCDEVNFVIAPAIDGTTDSTPVFNGAFSKNHQPIGFKLKSIEVYEKNTILVKYLVDKKNI from the coding sequence ATGATTAAACGACCTTTTGTAACACTTTATATTCTCATGTCCATTGATGGTCAAATTACAGGTCCTTTTGGCAAAGCGCCTGCTGCCAAAGAGTCCGGAAAAGTCTTTAATGAATTTAATTTTGACGATAAGGATGGTGAAAATTTCCACTTTCAAGGATGGCTTTATGGTAGTAAAACTTCACTTTCATACTTTACTCACGAAATTTCAAGCCTGCCCGAAAACGATGTACCTGTACCTAGTGGCGATTTCTTGCCAGACCAAAATGCTAGCCGATACTATATTGCCTTAGATCGTACTGGAAAATTGGGATGGGAGAGTAATTTAACAGCTTATAATGGTCATTCTGCAAATGTTCTGGAAGTTATTACTGAGCAAGTATCAAATAAGTATAAAGCTTTTTTAAGAAAAAAAAATATCCCTTACATAATCTGTGGAGCTACTGAAATCGATTTAGAATTAATGTTGTCAAAACTGTATTCTAAGCTCAATATGACGCATGTCATGCTAGGTGGTGGTGGAATCCTAAATTGGAGTTTTGTTTCCGCTGGTCTATGTGATGAGGTTAATTTTGTTATTGCCCCCGCTATCGATGGAACAACCGATAGTACTCCAGTATTTAACGGTGCCTTTAGCAAGAATCATCAACCAATTGGATTTAAACTAAAATCAATTGAAGTTTATGAAAAAAATACTATTCTCGTTAAATACTTAGTGGATAAAAAAAATATATAA